One window from the genome of Aquabacterium sp. A3 encodes:
- a CDS encoding heme biosynthesis HemY N-terminal domain-containing protein gives MRAVIWLIFLAALAVVAATVLGHNDGVVSIHWLGWRADISFNLFLLLLAVAFVATYSLIQGLDGLFNLPDKARRWRLNQRDRQAQSALRDGLALYMAGRYTRAHKACQRAIAIQADTPELKLDPEFTALAHMLSAGSLHRLQDRTRRDDHLQRAIELGRLTKGTRAAEEGARLLAAECALDDRDAERALRDLADLPPGVSRRTQALRLKLQASRLARQPMEALRTARLLAKHQGFTLGAAEGLLRTLALDALNDARDVDQLRARWHELDHQDRQDALVTAHAAVRMARLGQADEARQWLAPWWDKLDKVSGEAVDALADALAESRTGLESHWLPRLDAAHTLALRHPRLALSVGLALMERQLWGKARTLLMSAVHHDGLAPQARRQAWAALGRLAEQNQQVDEAARCYRQAATVSDTRHSAHDH, from the coding sequence ATGCGTGCCGTGATCTGGTTGATTTTCCTCGCCGCCCTGGCGGTGGTGGCGGCCACGGTGCTGGGCCACAACGATGGCGTGGTCAGCATCCACTGGCTGGGCTGGCGCGCCGACATTTCGTTCAACCTGTTCCTGCTCCTGCTGGCCGTGGCGTTTGTGGCCACCTACTCGCTCATCCAGGGGCTGGACGGCCTGTTCAACCTGCCGGACAAGGCGCGACGCTGGAGACTCAATCAGCGCGACCGGCAGGCCCAATCGGCGCTGCGCGATGGCTTGGCCTTGTACATGGCGGGCCGGTACACCCGCGCGCACAAAGCCTGCCAGCGTGCCATCGCCATCCAGGCCGACACGCCCGAGCTCAAACTGGACCCCGAATTCACCGCCCTGGCCCACATGCTGTCGGCGGGCAGCCTGCACCGGCTGCAAGACCGCACCAGGCGCGATGACCACCTGCAGCGGGCCATCGAGCTGGGGCGCCTGACCAAAGGCACCCGAGCCGCAGAAGAAGGCGCGCGCCTGCTGGCGGCAGAGTGCGCGCTGGACGACCGGGATGCCGAGCGGGCCCTGCGCGATCTGGCCGACTTGCCGCCAGGCGTGTCTCGGCGCACGCAGGCCCTGAGGCTGAAGTTGCAAGCCTCGCGACTGGCCAGACAGCCCATGGAAGCCCTGCGAACCGCCCGCCTGCTGGCCAAGCACCAAGGCTTCACCTTGGGAGCGGCCGAAGGCCTGCTGCGCACGCTCGCGCTGGACGCCCTGAACGACGCGCGGGACGTTGATCAGCTTCGGGCCCGATGGCACGAACTCGATCACCAGGATCGGCAAGACGCGCTGGTCACCGCCCATGCTGCGGTGCGCATGGCCCGCCTTGGTCAGGCCGACGAAGCCCGTCAATGGCTGGCCCCCTGGTGGGACAAGCTGGACAAGGTGTCAGGCGAGGCGGTGGACGCCCTGGCCGATGCCCTGGCCGAATCACGCACCGGCCTGGAAAGCCACTGGCTGCCCCGGCTGGATGCGGCCCACACCCTGGCGCTGCGCCACCCCAGGCTGGCGCTCAGCGTGGGCCTGGCCCTGATGGAGCGCCAGCTGTGGGGCAAGGCGCGCACCCTGTTGATGTCGGCGGTTCACCACGATGGGCTGGCGCCTCAGGCCCGGCGCCAGGCATGGGCTGCGCTCGGACGGCTGGCGGAACAAAACCAGCAGGTCGACGAGGCCGCACGGTGCTACCGTCAGGCCGCCACCGTGTCCGACACACGTCATTCCGCGCACGACCACTGA